From the genome of Maniola jurtina chromosome 26, ilManJurt1.1, whole genome shotgun sequence:
ttacacttgcttaCAGGGTGACCAAGACAAGAGCGACTTCAATATAAATACACACCAAGATGAGAGTACACCGAGTTTACCTGATGAGGATGAAACTAACTTCCTGCCAGACAACCAACCTAGCCTGGATAACTCGGGGACTTTGGATAACTCACAACCTGAAGACAACTCAAATGCTCTGGATAATTCCAGCAGTCAGGATAACCTGGATGCTCGTGATCAGACAGATGCTCAGGATCTCATACAAGCTCAGCATCAGGTAGAAGCTCAGGATCATGTGGAAGCTCAGGAACATGTGGTATCTCAGGATCAAGTAGAAGCTCAGGATCACGTGAAAGCTCAGTATCACGTGGAAGCTCAGGATCATGTAGACGCTCAGGACCACGTAGAAGCTCAGGATCAAGTTGAAACTCAAGATCACGCGGAAGCTCAGGATCATGTGGCAGCTCAGGATCACGTAGATACTCATGATCACGTGGATGCTCAGGATATAAGCACTGAAGATAATTCAGAGGCTAAGGAATATTCTCACATTGATGATATCTCACAGGCCCAGCTTGAATTAAATGCTCAAGATCACTCAAATGCTCAAGATAATGCACATGCTCAGGATAACTCAAATGCTCAGGACAACTCACTTTCTCAGGTGAactcaaatgttttttttacatttttcataTATAAAAAGCACCTTCACATTAATTTAGTAGTGATTTGACtatgatttttattatattcaggTGATCTCAGAATCTCAAGTTACCGCACATGCTGATACAGAGGATAACTCAAATGCTCAGAATACCACACATGCTCAGGATACTATACATGCTCAGGATACTATACATGCTCAAGATAAAACACACGCTCAAGACAACTCTCTCACTCAAGTCTCTCATACTCAAGAACAAGTGCAAGTTGAACCGATGAGTATTGAACAGACTTTGGATGAAAACATTGAACAAACGTTggataattttgaaaatttgcaAACGGTAAGTAAACTAAGTTTCTTATGGTGGAAGCGACAGGcctgcccgtgaaattcaaatttaatttggtttttcgcaatttttaaactaatacgacaacgtaggcttatgatattttaattacgaCACTGGCAGTATCATCATTacaggtttgtataaaaatcttcacttgaaagggtccagtttaagaaattagttctagtatcgactattctcacaaattagtcgatactagagctaatttcttaaactggaccctttcaagtaaagatttttatacaaacctgtgaggatgatactgttattgtcgcaattagaatgccataagcctacgttgtcgtattagtttacaaattgcgaaaaaccaaataaaatttcaatttcgcgggcagacccgtcgcttgccccttaacgGCTCACctcagtagaatctactttCCTAACCGGTGGTACAGTCTTACATATTTGCGTGGACCAATGctgaatattagtatggatatgataAATGAACACTCATTTTACCAACAATTTTTTCAGTCGGAAATTCCTGATGAGCTAGGCGCTTTTCTGGTCAGGAAACCTAACAGTACCACTACTGAGGACAAAAAAGATGGCAGCGACATGGACGCGTCCACAAAACATTCGGACGACGATGGAAACGACACTGACGAGTTGCTGGTGAGTGGTCACAGCTTCaaatgtgtttaaataaataaataaaatttagtgACAACTTTGTGCGTACATAGATTAGGAGTGTGATAAATCTAAAACAGTTTAACTTTAGAcaatattatagtttatttattcattaagttgccttcaaactacggaaatataatataatatataaatatcgctcagcCTACTTtgaaatctgtctcgttttaactgaagtgtaaatctaagcaaagtcagagtgttctctatagatttcaacctaataATTTTACGCACTAGTAACACAATTATTTCCAGCGTATGTTGGGCGAAGACGGACAGAAGAACAAGAAAGAAGTCAAGACGAAGAAGATGGAGAAAGTAGAACAGAAGAGAAGTAACGACTCAGAGTCCAGCGATGATGACGAATATATATTTGAAGTAAGAACGAAACCTGAGTTACTTTAGCTGAACAATCATCACCCCtttgtcggcccactactgagaacagctCTCCTCtcaaattgagggtagcaataCTAACCCatactatccatccatacttatatacttattacttatattacttatttacttattttacttataatattataaatgcgaaagtgtgtctgtctgtctgtctgtctgctacgctttcatggctcaaccgctgaaccgattttaatgaaattttgtacagacttaggatacattccggggaaggacatattatgctactttttatcccggaaaaacaaatagttcccgcgggattcctaaatactcatccgatgattgatttgtatgaaatttggtactgaggtagcttccctgtaattgacataggcaactttttatcccggaaaatgaaacagttcccacgggatcttcacaaacctaaatccacgcggacgaagtcgcgggcatcctttatcCGGGCGGATATCCGTGCAACCAGTCTGTCGAGAGACGAACACGGGTTTTAGTGgatgcaagccccacataaccacTCCGTTTCCCTGACAGAGGGGTACGCGTCAGGCATTTCccatgtataaaaaaaaccggccaagtgcgagtcagactcgcgcactgagggttccgtactcgggtattttttccaacattttgcacgataaatcaaaaacgattatacataaaaaataaataaaaatctgttttaggatgtaaaagccctttcatatgttaccccacttggtatagttatcttattttgaaaattgaaacacattttatttattttttaatgatgcaaccacaaatttgcggttttcagatttattactgtacttgtgctataagatctacctacctgccaaaaatgattctaggtaaacgggaaggcCCATTCTaggccctataggtttcttcacagacacgacacggatggacagacagacagacaggcaacaaagtgatcctataagggttccgttttttcatcTGAGGTATGGAACCATAGAAACCTAAACGGACGATgccgttaaaaataaattaagttaaaaataatatgagaaTGTTTGTATAGGAAGCCAAAGTGGCCAGACTGAAGGTGGCCAAGAACGCCATATTGACAAAGCGCCCCACCAAGGCTGTACCCGAAACCGTGAGCGATGGAGAGGATGAACCTGACGAGGTAAGAGATCactagtgtaaggttatttttaaaaattgatttgagttgtcaaaaataatataaaattattaatttatctaatgcaggtagtttgataaaatcgatatttcgcttattcgatgtcatacaatctgttactaggaggccgacaagattgaacttgcataaatacgggtgttttgaaggttttagttcagtctccttctgagattcggagcgatatcgcatattttcggtttttgtattgtgaactggataattagatgttgtgatagcaatcacgctctaattaaattatttattttggcattagtttgtttagattaaaactctcggataaccttacacatcgaacttgtgtttttttgtgttggtttttgagaggacattccaataattcgataaaaataattaaataatacctgcttttctgagtgacgccaatactagcATTGTTGGCGATGGCTAGGacccagtggcgtgcacagagtTGATAGTCAGGGTAGACATAAGTTAGCTAGTCCCCTCTTTACTGGCGGTCTTGataaaaaatgagcaaagaaaTAGTTCTTTGCTCATTCAAATAGTTGAATcagggtaagcagcgcttttgtgcctctatgacctgcacgctgCTGCTAAGACCatgaacctttttttttgttttttttttataaagccatgcgaatcatgactaatactcccctttcccctctaattaagcgtaaagcttgtgccaggagagggtacgacaatagtgcaacgggtggggtgaaccgccgacctttcggaattcagtccgctcctcaaccgttgagctatcaaggctcaTGTTGGATCATCAGGCTTTATAGATGTTGTAAgaagaatgctagcaaaaacaaacaaaggaaacagtaataatgattaatgacaAGATAtgtaatagaatagatttttattcaaatttccttttaatccagccacttcccgccagccgctttatatcgtcggtccatcgtgctggagggcgtcccacactacgcttgcttaaacgcgggctccactcaaggactttccggctccaacggctatcgcctctacgacaggcgtggcctgcccactgccacttcagcttgctaatagtttgggctatgtcagtgaccttggttctcctgcggacctcctcatttcggatcttatccctcagggaaactcctaacatagccctctccatagctcgctgagcaactttgaatttgtgaacaactggctgaggaccgggtgtggtgacgctctatagggaaggcgtatggccaacagtggacgtccacaggctgatgatgatgatgagaattttacaagtgcttttgaatcgtcaaaataatttaccattggttcggaatgctgttcctaccgagaaaagcTAGCGGTTTTTGCtccggcgattgctcttttcaagtgttcaatatacaataatatgccatactatacaagcaattgcagccccgcgtattgcttgtatagtaagtcagagcgagtcaaatccatgctttttagggatccgtacctcaaaaggaagaacggaacccttatagggtcactttgttgtctgattCTGATCTCATATTTGATTTGTTCCAGTCATCAGACGAGGGTGTAACGGTGAAGAAAATGTTCGTTTCCCGGAAAGCGCGTAATTTTGCCGCCAAAACCACAACCAAGCAGCCGAAGCGAGACTCTGTCGCTCAGATCACCAAGCAAAAAGTCACCGTCCATAGACGTCCTGGTGAGtcctacctttttttttctctttggctttacacagattagccaatgtcaagtttgtagtgtTAGGGAAACTaaataagtatggacttcgtctgtgccggcgctcgccgacacacgcgcggcgcccctttagtccccagtcagttccaccaccaaaaaacaccagtgaaacacaaaaaccggccacttttaacaaaaaaaaaaacactccaaaaaggcgctgcacgcgcgccagcaaacgccaacactgTCCGTGtaagtagtttaggcgctatggtggaacacactaaaatacaaacttacatacatacatagactgctaaaatcataaccctctGGTAAAAAGTAGGCTGGGGGTctggtaaaaagtagcctatgcaaGCTATCGCTACCAAAGATCCAATATCAACAGACAGTCCGTGAAAAGCAGACACACACTCTTTAGCACTTCTcagtgggctcttctcagacttgggcgcgtttggaaccctcgtagctttagttatctttcaaatctaaaaaatcggacaaacaaaaggtgtacgattttgacttataatattaatatggatttaatttatttcagcgCCCACAAAACAGCTAGTAACCTCAACGccattaccaaaattaaaatcaagaccagaaatcacaataaaaaaaataaagcctGCCCCTCCTCAGAAGGAGGCTCCAAAAAGAGTACCAGAGCAACAGAAAGCCAAGGAGGTTAGCAAACAGGCTGTTAAAGTTAAGGAAGTCCCTAAACCCAGAGTTGAACCTGAGGAAATCATTGACGAGGAAGGATTTTTGGAGGAAGAAGATGAATTTGATTTGGATGAGGTTAGTATACTATTTACAGATAAACACTTTTTCGGGTTCTGtaccttaaaaagaaaaacggaacccttaagctctggtttcctccaaaagcggtgccatcatgtagcggccgtaatacagcggtgaatgacgtcactagaacgttgtctatgtaaacaatatggcgcggtttcctagataacgTTAATTGACACCGTAACCTCAAAAAGCGGTACCgccatttgcatgacggccgtcttggcggtgtcgaagtgtctgtcaacgtttttttcatagcggtgaaggtattttcaagcgtaatattaatttgcgtgccattttaaaatatttattgttcaaaatgagtttcatcaactggaccagcgagGATGATGAAATTGATTTTGTGCGGGTTCATGATGTGCTATATCCTACCTGTGTCCCTACAAATGTAAAACATAAAGACTAGACTATTTTCGTGTTCTGATGATTGTTCATTTTCCAAATATACGAGTAACGCATCAAGTTCGTCCATTTTCAACCATTGACACGGACTTTGTGGTCTGTTCACCGTAATAATACGGTCAATGTAGTCTCGAACATTCCACATGTTTACGGCCGTCTTGCGGTCATCATATTGCGTCCGTTTAAAAACGGCACCGCtgttggaggaaaccagagcttaataggatcactttgttgtctgtctgtctgtacccaaaataaaaagtaccaGAGCAATATAAAGCAAAGAAGGTTTCAGAAGAAGCTGTTAAAGTTAAGGGAGTCCCTAAATCCAGAGTTGAACCTGAGGAAATAATTGGTTTACAGGATTTCCAGTCGGAACCTGAGAAGGAAGAGAGACAGCGCATCATGAGACCTGAACAGATGGATGAGGAGGTTCCCACGGACTACGACTCTCATTCCGATGAAGATGACGAGAGCTTGTATGACGTGAGTCAAACTCCTGTAAGGTCTGCTCCCTTCCAGCATCAGAGTTCTCCAATTttgatatgggtaccttcaagtcaagagtgaataggcgtcttctaggcaagcgcgctccatcttaggctgcatcatcacttgccagcaggtctgatggctgccaagcgctagtctataaattaaaaaattggttctggcatttttagggttccgtacctcaaaagaaaaaacggaacccttataagatcactttgttgtctgtctgtctgtcaagaaacctatagggtacttcccgttgacctagaatcatgaaatttggcaggtaggtagatcttatagcacaagtacaggaataaatctgaaaaacgcgaatttgtggttacatcatttaaaaaaagcaacgtgtttcaattttcaaagtaagataactataccaagtggggtatcatatgaaagggctttacctgtacattcttaaacagatttttattaatttttatgtgtaatagtttttgatttatcgtccaaaatgttggaaaaaatacccgagtacggaaccctcagtgcgcgagtctgactcgcacttggccggtttttttagctATATTACGTTGTTCCAGGAGTTCCCATCGTCTGGCTCCGACCAGGACGACTGGTTCACTCTGGACCTGCGCTCAGAACGCGCCGGGGACTACATACCGCTGCTGGGTAAGACTGCAGATTTAACAGGGGTCTCTCCAACAatctccatacaatcgtagtcccaatttcatttgaatattaagcaactaaagtccatgaaattctgcagacatattctagaaactaatatctgtgcctgtggtgttttagattgttctaaaaatatgtagttttaaaattacagggct
Proteins encoded in this window:
- the LOC123878328 gene encoding uncharacterized protein LOC123878328 translates to MTDFEEPAAKISKLDIPSKDEEEEMDEGQEEWLSEGILTDDDYPAGDQDKSDFNINTHQDESTPSLPDEDETNFLPDNQPSLDNSGTLDNSQPEDNSNALDNSSSQDNLDARDQTDAQDLIQAQHQVEAQDHVEAQEHVVSQDQVEAQDHVKAQYHVEAQDHVDAQDHVEAQDQVETQDHAEAQDHVAAQDHVDTHDHVDAQDISTEDNSEAKEYSHIDDISQAQLELNAQDHSNAQDNAHAQDNSNAQDNSLSQVISESQVTAHADTEDNSNAQNTTHAQDTIHAQDTIHAQDKTHAQDNSLTQVSHTQEQVQVEPMSIEQTLDENIEQTLDNFENLQTSEIPDELGAFLVRKPNSTTTEDKKDGSDMDASTKHSDDDGNDTDELLRMLGEDGQKNKKEVKTKKMEKVEQKRSNDSESSDDDEYIFEEAKVARLKVAKNAILTKRPTKAVPETVSDGEDEPDESSDEGVTVKKMFVSRKARNFAAKTTTKQPKRDSVAQITKQKVTVHRRPAPTKQLVTSTPLPKLKSRPEITIKKIKPAPPQKEAPKRVPEQQKAKEVSKQAVKVKEVPKPRVEPEEIIDEEGFLEEEDEFDLDEDFQSEPEKEERQRIMRPEQMDEEVPTDYDSHSDEDDESLYDEFPSSGSDQDDWFTLDLRSERAGDYIPLLGSKAHQLLTAEKKRVSSRLTSLRQNISALNESSLLQADMLRRATRQLAELDAALKA